In one Vulgatibacter incomptus genomic region, the following are encoded:
- a CDS encoding bifunctional helix-turn-helix transcriptional regulator/GNAT family N-acetyltransferase, whose amino-acid sequence MQLLPLSYIARYGLEAGMEVDLLAGLGVGFLGSRLKRLAERMQADAADVARSLDLPVQPAQMSLLMTIRLHGPITVGELAERLQLAQPTVSRALGTLKDFVEARPSPGDQRSKRLALTESGEALVARIQTQLLPRIEPAAASLIEGLSGDFMQSLARVEARLAEASLLSRIEAAGPPTMWARDFSDDLADAFYRINAEWIEDMFALEENDIALLSKPRELILDKGGMVLFAETPELGVVGTCALMVSKDGWVELTKMGVLKSARGLKIGEFLLAKTLERASSLGFAKVYLLTNEKCAAAIHLYEKVGFVHDAEIMRQFGARYERCDVAMSYRPSTSR is encoded by the coding sequence GTGGGCTTCCTGGGCAGCAGGCTCAAGCGCCTGGCCGAGCGGATGCAGGCCGACGCCGCCGATGTGGCCCGATCGCTGGACCTTCCGGTCCAGCCGGCCCAGATGTCGCTGCTGATGACGATCCGCCTGCACGGCCCGATCACGGTGGGCGAGCTGGCCGAGCGCCTGCAGCTTGCCCAGCCCACGGTGTCCCGCGCTCTCGGGACACTCAAGGACTTCGTCGAAGCGCGGCCCTCGCCGGGCGATCAGCGCTCGAAACGCCTGGCGCTGACGGAGAGCGGCGAGGCCCTGGTGGCCCGCATCCAGACGCAGCTATTGCCGCGCATCGAGCCCGCCGCCGCCTCGCTGATCGAGGGGCTATCGGGTGACTTCATGCAGAGCCTGGCCAGGGTGGAGGCGCGGCTTGCCGAGGCCTCGCTGCTGAGCCGGATCGAGGCCGCCGGTCCGCCCACGATGTGGGCGCGCGACTTCTCCGACGACCTGGCCGACGCGTTTTATCGGATCAACGCGGAGTGGATCGAGGACATGTTCGCCCTCGAGGAGAACGACATCGCGCTCCTGTCGAAGCCGCGCGAGCTGATCCTCGACAAGGGCGGGATGGTCCTATTCGCCGAGACGCCGGAGCTGGGCGTGGTCGGGACCTGCGCCCTGATGGTGTCCAAGGACGGCTGGGTCGAGCTGACCAAGATGGGCGTCCTGAAGAGCGCCCGGGGCCTGAAGATCGGCGAGTTCCTGCTCGCCAAGACCCTGGAGCGGGCCTCCAGCCTGGGTTTCGCCAAGGTCTATCTGCTGACCAACGAGAAGTGCGCGGCGGCCATCCATCTCTACGAGAAGGTCGGCTTCGTGCACGACGCCGAGATCATGCGCCAGTTCGGGGCGCGCTACGAGCGGTGCGACGTGGCGATGTCGTACCGGCCGAGCACGTCACGCTGA